A genomic region of Fusarium falciforme chromosome 4, complete sequence contains the following coding sequences:
- a CDS encoding F-box domain-containing protein, whose product MPITELSCFVCGATIEQSGFRPGWMGQFRALYTVLENWNAARVSGVGERHQSEDVIPLDQSVDVDVSQSTMENGLVQIDLMRSKFGEKYPPDPPLIPRPLWGFPVHDPCWDLLCSTDARFQEPRTVQALFDLCMSHPTQNGVLNWGHNYGGLVGYDVDVEKLLPGEEVRLRGPDRVERSHQYNPMDLPMCITGSCDWLYIQAKGDSFRRYNADKDPKFRNPIKGDPFGRLAPELLLDILFRLDSRSVANIRLASRVMVNLGLPEMFWFSRFWPGRECEHIFAKPAFGDAGPLWINIYDRVQLLWNYPSVKNRRRIWNLACQLRDWVILRLESPVCHGSLCKSFFHPDGANDDKEWHMAESRVSPGTSIFSVGCRSLNYATATISGQISEVWASLITLNGKRYVSGLRISQPDAKSVQLGYRHPKHEVAFTWDSPLEPSDPFVGFHVAMDNQGIRGLRMISAQGVSSRWNGDHEGVPKKSITCNGQVQAVKGGFDALKMVLIAVNSLQKGMEQGKAVSGESALWYPELPDPTLQLMPVQSQRLPRLMGHMPYSMCLFGGDDGKLLPYLTEISVWVVDRSDLGIHADNFHIWALEFHYSSQEEDLKSLIVGQVPEADPVTGTYKRHRYQVFIDSPNGERINGVDTLFQDPFFPFGLTFHTNYGRSMQIPPNFGSVISEDDISTNRLRPTQGTIVGLFGVLKHGVVFQHLGVVCIPS is encoded by the exons ATGCCCATAACGGAACTATCATGCTTCGTATGTGGCGCTACCATTGAACAGTCCGGCTTTCGACCAGGATGGATGGGTCAGTTCAGGGCCT TATACACAGTTCTTGAAAACTGGAATGCCGCGCGTGTCTCCGGAGTTGGGGAACGGCATCAATCCGAAGATGTTATTCCCCTTGATCAGTCTGTTGATGTCGACGTGTCCCAGTCCACCATGGAGAATGGCTTGGTGCAGATCGATCTCATGAGGTCAAAATTTGGCGAGAAATACCCTCCAGACCCGCCATTGATACCTCGGCCGCTCTGGGGATTTCCAGTTCATGACCCATGCTGGGACCTTTTATGCTCAACCGACGCCCGGTTCCAAGAGCCACGCACTGTTCAGGCTCTTTTTGATCTTTGCATGTCGCATCCAACGCAGAATGGTGTGCTGAACTGGGGACACAACTATGGCGGCCTCGTTGGGTACGATGTGGATGTCGAAAAGCTGCTTCCCGGGGAGGAGGTGAGACTACGGGGACCGGATCGAGTAGAGAGGTCCCACCAATATAACCCGATGGATCTTCCCATGTGTATTACAGGCTCATGCGACTGGCTGTATATTCAGGCGAAAGGCGACTCGTTTAGGCGTTACAATGCCGACAAAGACCCCAAGTTCCGTAACCCGATCAAGGGTGACCCATTCGGCCGCTTGGCGcccgagctcctcctcgatatCCTTTTCCGTCTAGACTCGAGAAGCGTTGCGAATATTCGGCTTGCTTCCAGAGTCATGGTCAATCTTGGGCTCCCAGAGATGTTTTGGTTTTCAAGGTTCTGGCCCGGCCGGGAATGCGAGCACATTTTCGCAAAGCCTGCCTTTGGAGATGCAGGCCCCCTATGGATAAACATTTACGACCGAGTTCAGTTGTTATGGAACTACCCATCGGTCAAGAATAGGCGGCGTATCTGGAATCTGGCCTGTCAGCTCAGAGATTGGGTTATCTTGAGACTGGAGTCGCCGGTTTGCCACGGGTCCCTCTGCAAGTCCTTTTTCCATCCCGACGGGGCAAACGACGATAAAGAATGGCACATGGCAGAATCCCGTGTTTCTCCAGGcacctccatcttctctgtAGGTTGTCGGTCACTGAATTATGCAACAGCCACCATTTCTGGTCAAATATCCGAGGTCTGGGCGTCATTGATAACGCTCAACGGGAAGAGGTATGTTTCTGGCCTCCGAATTTCCCAACCAGACGCGAAATCCGTTCAGCTTGGATATCGTCACCCCAAGCACGAGGTCGCCTTTACTTGGGATTCGCCTTTGGAGCCGTCTGACCCCTTTGTGGGGTTTCATGTGGCAATGGACAATCAAGGTATCCGTGGACTTCGCATGATATCAGCCCAGGGAGTCTCATCACGCTGGAATGGAGATCACGAGGGTGTCCCGAAAAAGTCCATTACGTGCAATGGCCAAGTACAGGCTGTCAAAGGAGGGTTTGAT GCTCTGAAAATGGTATTGATAGCTGTAAACAGTCTTCAGAAGGGCATGGAGCAGGGCAAGGCTGTCTCGGGGGAGTCTGCCCTCTGGTACCCCGAGCTCCCAGACCCTACATTACAGCTCATGCCCGTACAAAGCCAGCGCCTTCCCCGTCTGATGGGTCATATGCCCTATTCGATGTGTCTATTTGGGGGGGACGACGGCAAGCTCCTTCCATATCTCACAGAAATTTCCGTCTGGGTCGTCGACCGTTCTGATCTCGGTATACACGCCGACAACTTTCACATCTGGGCCCTCGAGTTTCACTACAGCAGCCAGGAAGAAGACCTCAAATCCTTGATTGTTGGCCAGGTCCCAGAAGCAGATCCAGTAACAGGCACCTATAAGCGTCATCGTTACCAAGTTTTCATCGACTCTCCCAATGGGGAGAGAATAAATGGCGTCGACACCTTGTTTCAGGACCCTTTCTTTCCATTCGGCTTGACT TTCCATACAAATTATGGAAGAAGCATGCAGATCCCACCGAACTTTGGCTCGGTCATATCAGAGGACGACATTTCCACCAATAGGTTACGACCAACCCAGGGAACGATTGTTGGGTTATTTGGGGTACTC AAACATGGCGTTGTTTTCCAGCACTTGGGTGTGGTGTGCATTCCGTCGTGA
- a CDS encoding CobW C-terminal domain-containing protein, which translates to MAKHRVKKSSKSKSAKKPGIPPKALPVTLLSGFLGSGKTTLLQHILRSEHGLRIAVVVNDIGAINVDASLIKKTHHLSKTQEKVIALQNGCICCTLRGDLLEELVRLAQLQEFDYIIIESSGISEPEQVAETFDSRLAEQMNAMGSLEGAPGLDDDMLKVLRQLKAAGGLEKFARLDTTVTVIDAFTMLHDFDTEDLLSSRRDDVTLEDERTVSDLMVDQIEFADVIILNKVDMIDSKTKPRLLDLIGKLNHRAKILESSYGKVDVKHIVNTGMFNLQVAQSGYGWLQDLHDMTVREVNGRNVLTPKPETEEYSVRSCIYTRRRPFHPRRLWALVYDKFILQLEHPEEEGDEEDEEEDEEDLEMVDYQDAEDNEVVDADQDAEDSSSSKGKRSIPSSPQSSHSTIQTVPSVDGPSKKQKLDEDDAMLDSEELFTPENPVILANKRKHPIFARLFRSKGEFFLATRPQRAGEWSQAGAMLTLTGGRPWFCTLPPEEYTTGDEEVDSLVQHDIKKGGEWGDRRQELVFIGENLNHKGLEKLLDECLLTDEEYSKWEAVMRNDNLNDEKKREALEDLFEDGFPDWPEDDEDDEDHEGHDHAHPHGLRSIKKHLQEVD; encoded by the exons ATGGCCAAGCATCGCGTCAAGAAGAGctccaagagcaagagcGCAAAGAAGCCTGGTATCCCTCCCAAGGCTTTGCCCGTGACACTTCTCTCCGGCTTTCTG GGCTCTGGAAAGACGACTCTCCTCCAGCACATCCTCCGCAGCGAGCATGGTCTTCgcatcgccgtcgtcgtgAACGACATTGGAGC CATCAACGTCGACGCCtccctcatcaagaagacgCACCACCTCTCCAAGACCCAAGAAAAGGTTATCGCCCTCCAGAACGGATGCATCTGTTGCACCCTCCGCGGCGACTTGCTCGAGGAGCTCGTCCGTCTTGCACAGCTGCAGGAGTTTGATTACATCATTATTGAGAGCAGTGGTATCAGTGAGCCTGAGCAGGTTGCTGAGACGTTTGACTCTCGGCTTGCTGAGCAGATGAATGCTATGGGGTCGTTGGAGGGTGCTCCTGGTCTGGATGATGACATGCTCAAGGTTCTCCGACAGCT CAAGGCTGCTGGCGGTCTGGAGAAGTTTGCTCGCCTCGACACTACCGTCACTGTCATTGATGCCTTCACCATGCTGCACGACTTTGACACAGAGGATCTTCTCTCGTCCCGTCGCGATGACGTGACGCTCGAGGATGAGCGCACTGTCTCAGACCTCATGGTCGATCAGATCGAGTTTGCCgatgtcatcatcctcaacaagGTCGACATG ATCGACAGCAAGACCAAGCCTCGCCTGCTCGACCTCATCGGCAAGCTCAACCACCGCGCCAAGATCCTCGAATCCAGCTACGGCAAAGTCGACGTCAAGCACATCGTCAACACGGGCATGTTCAACCTCCAAGTCGCCCAGTCCGGCTACGGCTGGCTCCAGGACCTCCACGACATGACTGTCCGAGAGGTCAACGGTCGCAACGTCCTCACTCCCAAGCCCGAGACGGAGGAGTACTCTGTCCGCAGCTGCATCTACACTCGTCGTCGGCCTTTCCACCCCAGACGCCTTTGGGCGCTGGTGTATGACAAGTTTATCTTGCAGTTGGAGCATCCTGAGGAGGAAggtgatgaggaagacgaggaggaggatgaagaggatctTGAGATGGTTGACTATCAAGATGCAGAGGATAATGAAGTTGTCGATGCTGACCAAGACGCCGAagactcttcctcctctaaGGGCAAGCGCTCTAtcccctcctctcctcaGAGCTCCCACTCCACTATTCAAACAGTCCCCTCCGTCGATGGCCcctccaagaagcagaagcttgatgaggatgatgccatGCTCGACTCTGAGGAACTCTTCACCCCGGAAAACcccgtcatcctcgccaacaAGCGCAAGCACCCCATCTTTGCCCGTCTCTTCCGCTCCAAGGGCGAATTCTTCCTTGCTACTCGACCTCAGCGTGCTGGAGAGTGGTCTCAGGCTGGTGCCATGCTCACACTGACCGGTGGCCGTCCTTGGTTCTGCACTCTTCCTCCTGAGGAGTACACCACTGGTGATGAAGAGGTTGATAGCCTTGTTCAGCACGACATCAAGAAGGGTGGCGAGTGGGGAGACCGTCGCCAGGAGTTGGTCTTCATTGGCGAGAACCTGAACCACAAGGGccttgagaagctgctcGACGAGTGCCTCCTGACTGATGAGGAGTATAGTAAGTGGGAGGCCGTGATGCGCAACGACAATTTGaacgacgagaagaagcgcgAGGCCCTGGAGGACCTGTTTGAGGATGGCTTCCCTGACTGgcctgaggatgatgaagatgacgaggatcaCGAGGGACATGATCACGCTCATCCTCATGGGCTTCGGTCGATCAAGAAGCATCTGCAGGAAGTGGACTAA
- a CDS encoding BZIP domain-containing protein has protein sequence MENGLHYTIVHGAPPMDHLGGDITTNNFDALPNIPQEQWWTVDAALFPPSSGGLNPAIHYHQGDLPYNDFAPNYGSEWRGFSSVQEYPAPSASDSSYLEPSPSVSSRRSSASAQQDDKRRKQSTAERATAKSAKRPPSARKNKPQGTAVEGKKDSKSRKAQQSKPTIGSSPEDADEYSKRVQERNRVASNKFRIKKREDAKKLKTDEEDMERINRDLSSCVADLTLEVYQLKMRLLQHTDCDCALIQNYIANEAQRYIQNLDEKQHEHGC, from the exons ATGG AGAATGGTCTTCATTACACTATTGTCCATGGAGCTCCTCCGATGGATCATCTCGGCGGCGACATAACGACAAATAACTTCGACGCGCTCCCAAATATCCCCCAGGAGCAATGGTGGACAGTGGATGCCGCGCTGTTTCCCCCTTCGTCTGGGGGACTCAACCCTGCTATCCATTATCACCAAGGCGATCTCCCTTACAACGATTTTGCTCCCAATTACGGGTCCGAATGGCGCGGTTTCTCTTCTGTGCAAGAATATCCTGCCCCGTCAGCGTCCGACTCCTCATATCTTGAACCATCACCAAGTGTATCGAGCCGTCGAAGCTCTGCCTCGGCGCAGCAAGACGACAAGCGAAGAAAACAGAGTACTGCCGAGCGTGCGACGGCCAAGTCAGCAAAGCGACCCCCCTCCGCCCGAAAGAACAAGCCCCAGGGCACGGCAGTAGAAGGAAAGAAAGATTCGAAGAGCCGCAAGGCCCAACAGAGTAAACCCACGATCGGCTCATCCCCTGAAGACGCAGATGAATACAGTAAACGGGTCCAAGAGAGGAATCGGGTGGCATCCAACAAGTTCCGTATCAAGAAGAGGGAAGATgcaaagaagctcaagacagATGAGGAAGACATGGAGCGCATCAACCGCGACCTTTCAAGCTGCGTCGCAGACTTGACTCTGGAGGTTTACCAGCTCAAGATGAGATTATTACAGCACACCGACTGCGATTGCGCCCTCATTCAGAATTACATTGCCAACGAGGCACAGCGTTATATCCAGAATCTAGACGAGAAGCAGCATGAACATGGCTGCTAG